The Fimbriimonadales bacterium genome contains a region encoding:
- a CDS encoding holo-ACP synthase has translation MIRGIGIDVVEVKRIENTMRNPRFTKRILTEREISSFLNKSIPPIKQAELSGNDSKSPPSFTGAELKPSFVAGRWAAKEAIAKAINKKLRWHDVEILADETGQPVVHLTDKAASIGGAIKISISHERGIAAAIAIWEE, from the coding sequence GTGATTCGAGGTATCGGGATAGACGTCGTCGAAGTGAAACGCATCGAAAACACCATGCGCAATCCGCGTTTCACCAAACGCATTCTAACCGAAAGGGAGATCTCTTCGTTTTTAAACAAATCTATTCCCCCTATAAAACAGGCAGAACTTTCAGGGAACGATTCGAAAAGCCCCCCCTCGTTTACAGGGGCAGAATTGAAACCTTCTTTCGTCGCAGGAAGATGGGCAGCAAAAGAAGCGATAGCAAAAGCCATCAATAAAAAACTCCGCTGGCATGATGTCGAAATCCTCGCCGATGAAACAGGCCAACCAGTCGTTCATCTCACTGACAAAGCGGCGAGCATAGGGGGGGCAATAAAAATTTCTATCTCCCACGAACGCGGCATTGCCGCAGCCATAGCCATCTGGGAAGAATGA
- a CDS encoding NAD(P)H-dependent glycerol-3-phosphate dehydrogenase — protein MISSVVRPPENVVLGAGSWGTALALILARNKHRVFLWGRDEELLTEISERRENERYLPGFKLPDNLYPTHVIPESAELWVIAVPAQAVRETIRKLPLKKTTILIAAKGLEPETGFRLSEVLLQERPDARFCVMSGPNLAIEIAKGIPTATVVASNDLALAEKIGKKFVNPYLRVYFSKDTIGVELGGALKNVLAIAAGMSDALGFGDNTKGAILARGLREMALLGTSLGAELMTFLGISGAGDLFATAASKLSRNYRIGYCLGEFKTLDQALLEVGQTAEGVPTSEAVVKLAHKIGVEIPLMEMVHRVLMEEVKPQEAVVQLMHRPARCE, from the coding sequence ATGATTTCCAGCGTGGTTCGTCCTCCGGAAAACGTGGTGTTAGGAGCAGGCTCTTGGGGAACAGCCCTCGCCCTCATTCTTGCCAGAAACAAACATCGAGTCTTTCTTTGGGGGCGTGATGAGGAACTGCTAACCGAAATAAGCGAAAGAAGAGAGAACGAGCGCTATTTGCCGGGTTTCAAACTTCCCGACAATCTCTATCCCACACATGTAATCCCGGAAAGCGCGGAACTATGGGTGATTGCCGTTCCCGCACAAGCCGTTCGAGAAACTATACGCAAACTCCCTCTCAAAAAAACGACGATTCTGATAGCCGCAAAAGGTCTCGAGCCGGAAACCGGTTTTCGTCTCAGCGAAGTTCTCTTACAAGAACGTCCTGACGCACGATTTTGTGTCATGAGCGGTCCCAATCTCGCGATCGAAATCGCAAAAGGTATCCCCACCGCGACTGTCGTCGCTTCCAATGACCTCGCTCTCGCTGAAAAGATCGGAAAAAAATTCGTAAACCCTTATCTGCGCGTGTATTTCAGTAAAGACACGATCGGCGTAGAACTGGGGGGGGCGCTCAAAAACGTTTTAGCGATTGCCGCTGGCATGAGCGATGCGCTCGGTTTCGGAGACAACACGAAAGGAGCGATTCTCGCGCGTGGATTAAGGGAAATGGCGCTTCTCGGAACTTCTCTCGGTGCAGAACTCATGACGTTTTTAGGAATCAGCGGCGCAGGAGATTTATTCGCCACCGCGGCGAGCAAACTCAGCAGGAATTATCGTATCGGATATTGCTTGGGAGAATTCAAAACCCTCGACCAAGCGCTATTGGAAGTAGGTCAAACCGCGGAAGGCGTACCGACGAGCGAAGCCGTAGTGAAATTGGCGCACAAAATCGGCGTGGAGATTCCATTGATGGAGATGGTGCATCGCGTGTTGATGGAAGAGGTGAAACCCCAAGAAGCCGTCGTCCAACTCATGCACCGCCCCGCAAGGTGCGAGTGA
- a CDS encoding heterodisulfide reductase-related iron-sulfur binding cluster: MPETPTRTEFLFMDVWQIILFYVLMFAAVGIFAWQVYRRILLWKKGRPIRWKPPYFKNFLIFFLGQKKVRHSRKTSGSPLHLLIFYGFLTLFIGTTLLAINTYSPWKFHKGAYYLTYEFVLDVMGLALIAGLIWAWIRRKYNPPRTLTSEITDYYTIYLLLIITITGYIVEAARMNVVPKPFDTSAPVGFLLSKIIPDITPASYLFLWWFHALLVAFFIAVIPKLRLRHLFYALLSTAGSDSNTSIGRLKTVRFEDIEKTGKIGAETAADYSRWHLMSLDACMECGRCTEVCPAWNVGKTLNPKQVVLDVRAAMEKDSKIADAVTEEALWACTTCNACVDVCPVLIRHVDLIVDARRWLVSEGRLSGTAANMLRQVQSTDHAWGGSATEREKWMENENIPLARDLITKGEPFDVLFWVGCAGATDPGALKTTKAVASLLKKAGVRFACLGKEEKCTGDPARRVGDEFLFQQLAEQNVRTFEQYGVITIVTSCPHCFNTIKNEYPEFGGSYEVLHHSQFLSKLLEEGNLQPPHFEKGEVTLHDPCYLARTNRESEAPRRLLGGKDKVVEPTNFGDKTLCCGAGGGRMWMEEPPEQRPGVNRAKELATTGASTVALACPFCKIMLDASFTQAGLENGVRLVDIAEILHEANQ; encoded by the coding sequence ATGCCAGAAACGCCGACCCGCACCGAATTCCTCTTCATGGATGTCTGGCAAATCATTCTTTTTTATGTCCTCATGTTCGCCGCTGTCGGGATTTTTGCCTGGCAAGTTTATCGAAGGATTCTCCTTTGGAAAAAAGGCAGACCGATTCGGTGGAAACCACCCTATTTCAAAAACTTTCTCATATTCTTTCTCGGGCAGAAAAAAGTTAGGCACTCTCGCAAAACGAGTGGAAGCCCTCTCCATTTGCTCATTTTCTACGGGTTTCTCACACTCTTCATCGGAACTACGCTTTTGGCCATCAACACTTATTCTCCGTGGAAATTCCACAAAGGTGCATACTATCTGACCTACGAATTCGTGCTCGACGTGATGGGGCTCGCTCTTATCGCTGGATTAATTTGGGCATGGATTCGACGAAAATACAATCCCCCCCGTACGCTAACCTCAGAAATCACGGATTACTACACGATTTATCTCTTATTGATTATCACGATCACCGGTTATATCGTCGAGGCGGCACGAATGAATGTCGTCCCCAAACCGTTCGACACCTCTGCGCCGGTCGGTTTTCTTCTCTCTAAAATCATTCCTGACATCACGCCTGCTTCCTATCTCTTTCTATGGTGGTTTCATGCTCTGCTCGTCGCCTTTTTTATCGCTGTCATCCCGAAGCTCAGATTGCGTCATCTGTTTTACGCGCTACTCAGCACTGCTGGCTCTGACAGCAACACCTCCATCGGAAGACTCAAAACTGTTCGATTCGAAGACATCGAAAAAACGGGAAAAATCGGTGCAGAAACGGCGGCGGATTACTCCCGTTGGCATCTCATGTCTCTCGATGCATGCATGGAATGCGGAAGATGCACAGAAGTTTGTCCCGCTTGGAATGTCGGTAAAACTCTCAATCCGAAACAAGTGGTATTGGACGTCCGAGCGGCGATGGAAAAAGACAGCAAAATCGCAGATGCCGTTACGGAAGAAGCCTTATGGGCTTGCACGACTTGCAACGCTTGCGTCGATGTCTGCCCCGTGTTGATTCGACACGTAGATTTGATTGTAGATGCTCGTCGCTGGCTCGTCTCAGAAGGAAGACTCTCCGGAACAGCAGCGAATATGCTGCGACAGGTGCAATCTACCGACCATGCTTGGGGGGGCTCGGCTACGGAACGAGAAAAATGGATGGAAAACGAAAACATCCCTTTAGCGCGAGATTTAATCACAAAAGGAGAACCTTTCGACGTTTTATTTTGGGTAGGTTGCGCGGGGGCTACAGACCCAGGTGCACTGAAAACCACGAAAGCGGTCGCTTCCCTTTTGAAAAAAGCAGGTGTACGCTTCGCTTGCTTGGGAAAAGAGGAAAAATGCACGGGCGACCCGGCGCGTAGAGTAGGGGATGAGTTTCTCTTTCAACAACTCGCCGAACAAAACGTGCGTACCTTCGAACAATACGGCGTGATAACCATCGTTACTTCCTGCCCTCATTGTTTCAACACCATCAAAAACGAATATCCAGAATTCGGCGGGTCATACGAAGTGCTGCATCACTCTCAATTCCTGAGCAAACTCCTCGAGGAAGGAAACTTACAACCTCCACATTTCGAAAAAGGCGAAGTAACTCTACACGACCCTTGTTATTTGGCGAGAACGAATCGAGAAAGTGAAGCACCTCGTCGCCTTCTCGGAGGCAAGGATAAAGTAGTCGAACCTACGAATTTCGGAGACAAAACCCTGTGCTGCGGGGCAGGGGGGGGAAGAATGTGGATGGAAGAACCCCCCGAGCAACGTCCAGGTGTGAATCGGGCGAAAGAACTTGCCACTACAGGTGCTTCGACTGTCGCATTGGCTTGTCCGTTTTGTAAAATCATGCTCGATGCCAGTTTTACGCAAGCGGGATTAGAAAACGGAGTTCGATTAGTAGACATCGCAGAAATCTTGCACGAGGCGAACCAGTGA
- a CDS encoding ribonuclease HII, translated as MALARKANWVGIDEVGRGPLAGPVVAAAVLIPEGVRLRGVRDSKIVPKNEREELAELIKEKCFYAYGVASVEEIDKLNILRASLLAMQRAFLELLEKYDWIKEDVRISFREDKDISLISERGVEFNMGEEKLRNVQGVLIDGKYVFSLPEDMNVACKAVVDGDAKILPIAAASIVAKTYRDEIMKELSFEHAVYGFEKNFGYATRQHLEALENYGPCSAHRQSFMRVREVIYQKCLKFEN; from the coding sequence ATGGCGTTGGCGAGGAAAGCGAACTGGGTCGGGATAGACGAAGTCGGACGTGGACCATTAGCAGGTCCCGTCGTTGCGGCGGCTGTGCTCATACCGGAAGGGGTTAGGCTTAGAGGCGTAAGAGATTCGAAAATCGTTCCGAAGAACGAGCGGGAGGAACTCGCAGAACTCATCAAAGAGAAATGCTTTTATGCGTATGGTGTCGCAAGCGTGGAAGAGATCGACAAGTTGAACATATTGCGAGCGAGTCTACTTGCAATGCAGAGGGCTTTTTTAGAGTTGTTGGAGAAATACGATTGGATAAAAGAGGATGTTAGGATTTCTTTTCGAGAGGATAAGGATATTTCATTAATAAGCGAGAGAGGGGTCGAATTTAATATGGGTGAAGAGAAACTAAGGAATGTGCAAGGGGTTTTAATAGACGGAAAATACGTTTTTTCGCTTCCTGAGGATATGAATGTCGCTTGTAAAGCAGTAGTAGACGGAGATGCGAAAATTCTTCCGATTGCCGCAGCGAGCATTGTTGCGAAAACATATCGCGATGAGATTATGAAGGAATTATCTTTCGAGCATGCTGTGTATGGTTTCGAGAAGAATTTCGGATATGCGACACGCCAGCATTTGGAAGCGCTGGAAAATTACGGTCCTTGTTCTGCCCATCGGCAAAGTTTTATGCGCGTGCGTGAAGTAATCTATCAAAAGTGTCTGAAGTTCGAAAATTAG
- a CDS encoding ferredoxin family protein, which yields MPYVITEPCIGVKDKSCVTVCPVDCIYEDEKMLYINPDECIDCGLCEPECPVTAIFVDTDVPVQWKDYIELNAVKGRELSQKKAG from the coding sequence ATGCCCTACGTTATTACAGAACCGTGCATTGGAGTGAAGGACAAATCGTGTGTAACCGTTTGTCCGGTGGATTGTATTTACGAAGACGAGAAGATGCTTTATATCAACCCGGACGAGTGCATCGATTGCGGGTTGTGCGAGCCGGAATGCCCCGTTACTGCGATTTTCGTGGATACAGACGTTCCCGTGCAATGGAAGGACTACATCGAACTCAACGCGGTGAAGGGGCGCGAGTTGTCGCAGAAGAAGGCTGGTTGA
- a CDS encoding YraN family protein, with product MSEVRKLGREAESIAADYLVRHGYTIVTRNYHARSAEIDLVCMDGDTLVFVEVRSLSKVTIVSPEETVNPNKQRKLTEAASHYLSEVVGKEIPVRFDVVTIVGRSVRHYKDAFRP from the coding sequence GTGTCTGAAGTTCGAAAATTAGGCAGAGAAGCGGAGAGCATAGCCGCCGATTATCTTGTGCGACATGGATACACGATAGTTACGAGGAATTATCATGCGCGGAGTGCGGAAATAGATTTGGTTTGCATGGATGGCGATACGCTCGTTTTCGTGGAGGTTCGGTCGCTTAGTAAAGTCACAATAGTTTCGCCGGAAGAGACCGTGAATCCAAACAAACAGCGGAAGTTAACCGAAGCGGCGTCGCATTATCTTTCCGAAGTGGTGGGGAAGGAGATTCCGGTCCGTTTCGATGTGGTGACGATTGTAGGGAGGAGTGTCCGGCATTATAAGGATGCTTTCAGGCCTTGA
- the purN gene encoding phosphoribosylglycinamide formyltransferase — translation MKKTRIGILVGTKGRGSNMRAIIEACQSGRIPGEVVAVFSPKDNTPAVQNAHALGTEVILVNPDEPDFAVQFLSLIHCMRIELLCLAGYMRLLPKEIVQAMPGRILNIHPALLPKFGGKGMYGMKVHEAVIASGEKESGCSVHYVTEEYDEGEILLQKKCPVYPEDTPQTLAERILPLEHECYVEAINLWIERHDD, via the coding sequence ATGAAAAAAACTCGCATCGGCATCCTCGTCGGAACGAAAGGTAGAGGCTCGAATATGCGAGCGATTATCGAAGCCTGCCAATCTGGTCGCATTCCGGGTGAAGTCGTTGCAGTTTTCTCGCCGAAAGACAATACGCCAGCAGTTCAAAATGCACATGCTCTCGGTACGGAAGTCATCCTCGTCAATCCTGACGAGCCCGATTTCGCTGTTCAGTTTCTATCACTCATTCATTGCATGCGAATCGAGTTGTTGTGTTTAGCAGGTTACATGCGACTGCTTCCTAAAGAAATCGTGCAAGCGATGCCGGGACGAATTCTGAACATCCATCCCGCACTTCTTCCAAAATTCGGCGGAAAAGGAATGTATGGAATGAAAGTCCACGAAGCAGTAATCGCATCCGGCGAGAAAGAATCCGGCTGTTCGGTACATTACGTTACGGAAGAATACGACGAAGGGGAGATCCTCTTGCAAAAAAAATGCCCCGTCTATCCCGAAGACACTCCTCAAACTCTCGCCGAACGTATCCTTCCCTTAGAACACGAATGCTACGTAGAAGCCATTAATCTCTGGATCGAAAGACACGATGACTAA